A part of Vespa crabro chromosome 20, iyVesCrab1.2, whole genome shotgun sequence genomic DNA contains:
- the LOC124431143 gene encoding phosphorylase b kinase gamma catalytic chain, skeletal muscle/heart isoform isoform X3, with the protein MKDATLQEVHILRRVAGHPYIIELHDVFESSTFIFLIFELCKNGELFDYLTSVVTLSEKKTRYIMRQVFEGVLHVHNQGIVHRDLKPENILLDDSLNVKITDFGFARMLKSGDKLYDLCGTPGYLAPEVLKCNMFENAEGYGFEVDIWACGVIMFTLLVGCPPFWHRKQMVMLRNIMEGKYSFTSPEWADITEAPKDLIRKLLVVDPKKRISIKEALEHSFFHTVLWDQDIAPLKRSLSSNSRRLSRISQLALELKAKSFNARRRFQLAILCVRAVIRIKRLHITPEPLSTQVACTDPYRIKILRKIIDGCAFRVYGHWVKKGEGQNRAALFENAPKTELKHLYVSNLSR; encoded by the exons TCGAGTTACATGATGTATTCGAATCTagcacatttatatttttaatttttgaactTTGCAAAAATGGAGAACTATTCGACTACCTCACATCGGTCGTAACACTGTCCGAAAAGaaaacacgttatattatgAGACAAGTATTTGAAGGAGTTCTGCATGTACATAATCAGGGTATAGTTCATAGAGATTTGAAACCAGAAAACATATTACTTGACGATAGCCTTAATGTAAAGATAACAGATTTTGGCTTTGCAAGGATGTTAAAATCTGGAGATAAATTATACG ATTTGTGCGGAACACCTGGATATTTAGCACCAGAAGTCTTGAAGTGCAACATGTTTGAAAATGCCGAAGGTTATGGATTCGAAGTTGACAT ATGGGCTTGTGGAGTGATTATGTTTACCTTATTAGTTGGTTGTCCCCCATTTTGGCATCGAAAACAAATGGTCATGCTAAGGAATATAATGGAAGGAAAGTATTCCTTTACATCACCGGAATGGGCAGATATCACAG AAGCTCCAAaagatttaataagaaaattattggtCGTTGAtccgaaaaaaagaatatcgataaaagaagCACTGGaacattcttttttccacACAGTG TTGTGGGATCAAGACATCGCCCCTCTAAAGCGTTCACTGTCATCTAACTCACGACGTCTGAGTAGGATATCTCAATTAGCTTTG GAATTAAAGGCAAAGTCATTTAATGCACGAAGAAGATTTCAGTTAGCGATTCTTTGCGTACGAGCAGTGATACGTATTAAACGTCTTCACATTACACCCGAACCTCTTTCGACTCAAGTGGCTTGCACCGATCCTTATAGAATAAAGATCTTACGAAAG ATTATCGATGGGTGTGCATTTAGAGTTTACGGACATTGGgttaaaaaaggagaaggacaGAATCGAGCAGCACTTTTTGAAAATGCACCAAAGACAGAACTAAAACATCTTTATGTTAGCAATTTGAGTAGATAA